The region cagaaaagtttgagaaccactgccttggTCTATGTTGTTGACGACCCATGACAGTGAGCATGTATTTCTAAGCCTCTCCCAGGGCCAGGACAACCTGGCAATTTCAAGCCAAGCTGACCTCATCAATCTATCCACTTTCTTTAAAGAGGATTACAGATGCTCCTTCTGCTTGCTAGCTTACCTACCTCCACTTAACAGTGGGCTAGTCTGCAGAGGCCATCTGTCTGACAGCACAGTGCTCAGGGCTGCTCTCAATGGACACCCGGCTCGAGCTGGATGTTTTGATTTACCCAGATGAAGTGAGGATAGCCACGCCCGAGGACCTCAGACAGTGGGAGCTAGAAACAGCGAGTCAGGTGTCCATTCCCTGTGTGCGGCTCTTTGTGGCACTTTACCCGTACAACCCAGCAGCAATGTCTCCAAACTATGAGACGGCAGCAGAGGAGCTGCCCTTTGTGCCAGGGCAGATCATCAAGGTAGAGACTGAGCagtgcatttttgctttttgtgcAATCATACACCTTCACCTGTGGTCATCAGCTGACATGTACTCCctgtttgtgcatctgtaggtGTGTGGAGACAAAGATCATGACGGTTTCTACCACGGTGAGTCTGGTGGTCTCTCAGGTTATGTGCCCAGTAACATGGTGGCTGAAATCCCAGTGGACGATGAGTACGTGAAGCATCTGCTCATGCAGCAGGGATTCCTCCCAATGGATCACAGAGGTAGGAAACCAAACTTCTGTTTACTGAGCGTCACTGTGAGACTATAATACAGAtacagttttgtttattcagacaaggtttttcaggaagtgtttatctcctgacatgtttcatcaactgccagtcttcgtcagaggagttctgctgatcgcctttgatggttcctagAACCTGTAGTCGTTCAATAAATGGCAAATTGCTTCTGGTA is a window of Gouania willdenowi chromosome 13, fGouWil2.1, whole genome shotgun sequence DNA encoding:
- the LOC114474239 gene encoding RIMS-binding protein 2 codes for the protein MDTRLELDVLIYPDEVRIATPEDLRQWELETASQVSIPCVRLFVALYPYNPAAMSPNYETAAEELPFVPGQIIKVCGDKDHDGFYHGESGGLSGYVPSNMVAEIPVDDEYVKHLLMQQGFLPMDHRGMCLMPASNEVPSIPDNVVVQRMVALFDYDPWESSPNMDSEMELGFQAGDIIYVFGNMDEDGFYHGDHHGRRGLVPSNFLQSLPWD